In Flavobacterium endoglycinae, one DNA window encodes the following:
- a CDS encoding prephenate dehydrogenase has protein sequence MKVYVIGIGLIGGSMVLDIKGRYPDATILGIDNNEKHLQEAIDLGVIDEAGSFDDLQKADFVIVSVPVDVSLTVLPKVLDAVGDKTIVFEVGSTKKPICEAVANHPKRRNFIATHPIAGTEFSGPSAAIRGLFQGKTNIICEVEKTAFKLQEKALNLFTSIGMRIRYMDPVSHDKHIAYVSHLSHISSFMLGKTVMVKEKDEQDIFDMAGSGFESTVRLAKSSPAMWTPIFKQNKEYVLETLEGYIANLTQFRDLLADDNYNAIFEEMESVNKIREILNGITIKK, from the coding sequence ATGAAAGTATACGTAATAGGAATAGGATTAATAGGAGGTTCAATGGTGTTAGATATCAAAGGACGTTATCCTGATGCGACTATTTTAGGAATCGATAATAACGAAAAACATTTGCAGGAAGCAATTGATCTTGGAGTTATTGATGAAGCGGGAAGCTTTGACGATTTACAAAAAGCCGATTTTGTAATTGTTTCGGTTCCAGTAGATGTATCACTGACCGTTTTACCTAAAGTTTTGGATGCAGTAGGAGATAAAACAATAGTTTTTGAAGTAGGATCGACTAAAAAACCAATTTGTGAAGCAGTAGCCAATCACCCAAAAAGAAGAAATTTTATTGCCACGCACCCAATCGCCGGAACAGAGTTCTCAGGGCCATCAGCAGCAATAAGAGGTTTGTTTCAAGGAAAAACAAACATTATCTGTGAAGTCGAAAAGACAGCTTTTAAATTACAAGAGAAAGCATTAAATCTTTTTACTTCAATTGGAATGAGAATTCGATATATGGATCCCGTTTCGCACGATAAACACATTGCTTATGTTTCGCATTTATCGCACATTAGTTCGTTTATGCTCGGAAAAACTGTAATGGTAAAAGAAAAAGATGAACAAGATATTTTTGATATGGCGGGAAGTGGATTTGAAAGCACCGTTCGTCTGGCAAAAAGTTCACCCGCGATGTGGACACCCATTTTTAAACAAAACAAAGAATACGTTCTGGAAACCTTAGAAGGGTATATTGCAAATTTAACTCAATTTAGAGATTTGCTGGCAGACGATAACTACAACGCCATTTTTGAAGAAATGGAAAGTGTAAATAAAATTAGAGAAATATTAAACGGAATAACTATAAAAAAGTAA
- a CDS encoding four helix bundle protein: protein MADNVIKTKSFNFALRIIKLFQFLKDEKKEFVLSKQLLRSGTAIGALVRESEQAESKKDFIHKLVIAQKEANETDYWIELLFQSDYLNQIQFQSIKSDIVELNKILASIIITSKQKLTV, encoded by the coding sequence ATGGCTGACAATGTAATAAAAACAAAATCTTTTAATTTTGCTTTGAGAATTATTAAACTTTTTCAATTTTTAAAAGATGAAAAGAAAGAGTTTGTTTTAAGCAAACAATTACTTCGAAGTGGAACTGCTATTGGAGCCTTAGTCAGAGAATCTGAACAAGCAGAAAGTAAGAAAGACTTTATCCATAAACTTGTAATAGCGCAAAAAGAGGCTAATGAAACTGATTATTGGATTGAATTATTGTTTCAATCAGATTATTTAAATCAAATTCAATTTCAATCTATAAAAAGTGACATAGTTGAATTAAATAAAATCCTAGCTTCAATTATTATTACTTCCAAACAAAAGCTTACAGTTTAA
- a CDS encoding pyridoxal phosphate-dependent aminotransferase: MITTAKRLDTVEEYYFSSKLREVRQLMSEGKSIINMGIGSPDLSPSKAVIEAVASAIQDENGHGYQSYQGLPEMRQAMADFYQNQFGVEVNPNNEILPLMGSKEGIMHISLAFLNPGDHVLIPNPGYPTYTSVTNLVEAVPVYYDLKEENAWEPDFEALEKLDLSKVKIMWLGYPHMPTGARGSLALFEKLVAFAKKHNILLINDNPYSFVLNDNPMSLLQVEGAKEVALELNSLSKTFNMAGWRVGMVLGNPEVIDAVLKVKSNMDSGMFYGIQKGAIAALKCDKSWFEDQNKIYKRRRELTEKLAEKLNCKVYKEGVGLFVWAKLPEGIESAEKFIDEILYDKHIFITPGTIFGSNGEGYIRFSLCVKEEKVQEAIDRF; encoded by the coding sequence ATGATTACAACAGCAAAACGATTAGACACAGTTGAAGAATACTACTTCTCATCAAAATTAAGAGAAGTGAGACAACTGATGTCTGAAGGAAAATCGATCATCAACATGGGAATTGGAAGCCCTGATTTGAGTCCGTCGAAAGCAGTAATTGAAGCAGTAGCTTCAGCAATTCAGGACGAGAATGGGCATGGTTATCAAAGCTATCAGGGATTACCAGAAATGAGGCAGGCGATGGCAGATTTTTATCAAAATCAGTTTGGTGTTGAAGTGAATCCGAATAATGAGATTTTACCGCTCATGGGTTCAAAAGAAGGAATTATGCATATTTCGCTTGCATTTTTAAATCCGGGCGATCACGTTTTAATTCCGAATCCAGGTTATCCAACTTATACTTCGGTAACCAATTTGGTAGAAGCAGTTCCGGTTTATTATGACTTGAAAGAAGAAAATGCATGGGAACCAGACTTCGAAGCTTTAGAAAAATTGGATCTTTCGAAAGTAAAAATAATGTGGCTGGGTTATCCACACATGCCGACAGGAGCTAGAGGAAGTTTGGCGTTATTTGAAAAATTGGTTGCTTTTGCTAAAAAACACAACATATTATTGATTAACGATAATCCGTATAGTTTTGTTTTGAATGATAATCCGATGAGTTTATTGCAAGTTGAAGGGGCGAAAGAGGTGGCTTTAGAATTAAACTCTTTAAGTAAAACATTCAACATGGCAGGCTGGAGAGTCGGAATGGTTTTAGGAAATCCTGAAGTTATCGATGCGGTTTTAAAAGTAAAAAGCAACATGGACAGCGGAATGTTCTACGGAATCCAAAAAGGGGCAATTGCAGCTTTAAAGTGTGATAAATCTTGGTTTGAAGATCAAAACAAAATTTACAAACGCCGCAGGGAATTGACTGAAAAGCTAGCAGAAAAATTAAACTGCAAAGTGTATAAAGAAGGAGTTGGGCTTTTTGTCTGGGCTAAACTTCCAGAAGGAATCGAATCAGCAGAGAAGTTCATTGACGAAATATTATATGATAAACATATTTTCATTACCCCGGGAACCATTTTTGGAAGCAACGGCGAAGGATATATTAGATTCTCATTGTGTGTAAAAGAAGAAAAAGTACAAGAAGCGATTGATCGATTTTAG
- a CDS encoding DUF3857 domain-containing protein, translating to MKITRLFVFIFLLLSVSNITAQEFKLGKVTIAELQQKVHPKDSSASAAILYKRGKARIDYDQNDGFITVMDVETRIKIYNKEGYDWANQEVWYYYGTGFKEKVSISDAVTYNLAGGKIESTKLKSDGIFDEVINKYRSKKKMTMPNVKEGSVIEFKYTIKSPDVLIRDWDFQTSIPVNYSEFRTFVPEYFVFTPAQKGYVFPKVTSEKSSKSFIINSKERYNTGNFGGGATKTEFYQDKIDYMETQTIYLAENFPAMKDEAYVNNIDNYTSSVGHELSMTKFPNKPIKQLSTDWNSVVKTIYDYEDFGPELNKTGYFEEDVKKLLAGTNTPEEKIWVIFNHVKSNVKWNTYNGYSCDSGVKKAYKEKTGNIADINLMLTAMLRYAGLTANPVLVSTRSNGIALFPNRTAFNYVIAAVETPNGYVLLDASEKFSTPNVLPIRVLNWYGRLIRKDGTSEEINLMPEKTSGDNVFLTYSIDAEGKVTGKTRRQCLDYNAMVTRSNINSLKEEEYLDKLENNNGKIEISEYSKTNEKDILLPIIETYSFTGNNLCELIGGKIYVSPMLFFTNDKNPFKQEVREYPVDFSYPFADKYNITIQIPEGFAVETLPAPAAVNMEDNLGYFKFNIAASGNTLQLVISHQINEAIVSADKYGMLKEYYKNMIAKETEKIVLKKI from the coding sequence ATGAAAATTACCAGATTATTTGTTTTTATATTTCTGTTATTGTCTGTTTCAAATATAACAGCACAGGAATTTAAACTAGGAAAAGTAACCATTGCTGAGCTTCAACAAAAAGTGCACCCAAAAGATTCATCAGCCTCAGCCGCTATTCTGTATAAAAGAGGAAAAGCAAGAATAGATTACGATCAAAACGATGGATTTATAACAGTTATGGATGTTGAAACCCGTATTAAAATTTATAACAAAGAAGGTTATGATTGGGCAAATCAAGAAGTCTGGTATTACTATGGAACTGGTTTCAAAGAAAAAGTATCAATTAGTGATGCTGTTACATACAATTTAGCAGGCGGCAAAATTGAAAGTACCAAGTTAAAGAGCGATGGGATATTCGATGAAGTAATCAATAAATACCGAAGCAAGAAAAAAATGACGATGCCAAACGTCAAAGAAGGATCTGTTATTGAATTTAAGTATACCATTAAAAGTCCTGATGTTTTAATTCGTGATTGGGATTTTCAAACCAGTATTCCGGTAAATTATTCAGAGTTTAGAACATTTGTTCCTGAATATTTTGTTTTTACACCCGCACAAAAGGGATATGTTTTTCCTAAAGTTACTTCTGAAAAAAGCAGTAAATCATTTATCATAAATTCTAAAGAAAGATATAATACTGGAAATTTTGGAGGTGGAGCCACAAAAACAGAGTTCTATCAGGATAAAATTGATTATATGGAAACCCAAACTATTTACCTTGCCGAGAATTTCCCTGCTATGAAAGACGAAGCTTATGTAAATAATATTGATAATTATACATCATCTGTTGGTCACGAACTGTCAATGACAAAATTCCCAAATAAGCCAATAAAACAACTTTCCACAGATTGGAATTCTGTAGTTAAAACAATTTATGACTACGAAGATTTTGGACCTGAATTAAATAAAACAGGTTATTTTGAAGAGGATGTGAAAAAATTATTGGCAGGAACAAACACGCCAGAAGAAAAAATCTGGGTTATTTTTAACCATGTAAAATCAAATGTAAAATGGAATACCTATAATGGTTACAGCTGTGACAGCGGTGTTAAAAAAGCCTACAAAGAAAAAACAGGTAATATTGCCGATATTAACCTGATGCTTACTGCCATGTTACGTTACGCAGGCTTAACAGCAAATCCGGTTTTAGTTAGTACACGTTCAAATGGTATTGCTTTGTTCCCAAACAGAACTGCATTTAACTATGTTATTGCTGCGGTTGAAACACCAAACGGATATGTTTTATTAGATGCATCTGAAAAATTCTCTACTCCAAATGTTTTGCCTATCAGAGTTTTAAACTGGTACGGAAGATTAATACGAAAAGACGGTACATCTGAAGAAATTAACCTGATGCCAGAAAAAACATCTGGTGATAATGTTTTTTTGACTTACAGTATTGATGCCGAAGGGAAAGTAACCGGAAAAACAAGAAGACAGTGTTTGGATTACAACGCTATGGTTACCAGAAGTAATATAAACAGTCTTAAAGAAGAAGAATATTTAGATAAATTGGAAAATAACAATGGTAAAATAGAAATCAGCGAATATTCTAAAACCAATGAAAAAGATATTCTACTTCCTATAATTGAAACGTATTCTTTTACAGGAAATAATCTATGTGAATTGATTGGAGGAAAAATTTATGTAAGTCCAATGTTATTCTTTACAAATGACAAAAATCCGTTTAAACAGGAAGTGCGTGAATATCCAGTTGATTTTAGTTATCCTTTTGCAGATAAATACAATATTACAATTCAAATTCCAGAAGGTTTCGCTGTGGAAACATTACCAGCTCCAGCAGCTGTAAATATGGAAGATAATTTAGGATATTTTAAATTCAACATTGCGGCTAGTGGCAATACCCTTCAATTAGTTATTTCACATCAAATAAATGAGGCAATTGTTTCTGCTGATAAATATGGAATGCTAAAAGAATATTATAAAAACATGATCGCAAAAGAAACTGAGAAAATAGTTCTGAAAAAGATTTAA
- a CDS encoding DUF3857 domain-containing protein, whose translation MKMTLLRLFLALFSITSFAQKSDYSILKISDSLKENANAVLRLDQMDIVISSQRNMNIKVQRIVSVLNEKGLRNIDAYQNYDKTTSIKNIEAVVYDAFGKEIKKVKRKDFRDQSAVDGGTLFSDNRILFLDYTPITYPFTIAYFSEVETSNTAFIPQWYFLGDYNLSVEKCALNVTFPSDLGFKKKEFQFSDFNIKKTVESNTQLSYTANNILAQKAEELSPFSSDLFPKVMMGLEKFHLEGVDGTATTWEAFGKWYGDKILTGTTILPDETTAKIKALVGNEKDPVKKAKIIYDYVQKKSRYVNIAVGIGGWKPMLASDVDRLGYGDCKALSNYTKALLQAVDVPSYNTILYGSRYKSNIQSDFVSMQGNHMILAVPNGKDYIWLECTSQDDPFGYQGTFTDDRDVLVVKPEGGEIVRTKIYDDKGNTQNGKGSYTIDGSGNFSGSIVIASQGSQYSSKARLENEIPTEKEKHYKNYWNNINNLKLGKITLDNNKEEVRFSENVQISADAYGVVSGNKMIFVVDAFNQNSENVKRIRNRKNPFLIQRGYLDTDEIEINLPAGFSIEFLPANYELKGKFGEYKTEIIKKDSNKLTYKRSIFINRGKYSNKEYDEYRLFMEQVSKNDNAKIILNKN comes from the coding sequence ATGAAAATGACCCTTTTAAGGCTTTTTCTCGCCTTATTTTCCATTACCTCTTTTGCCCAAAAGAGCGATTATTCCATTCTTAAAATCTCCGACAGTCTTAAAGAAAATGCCAATGCTGTTCTGCGTTTAGATCAAATGGATATTGTAATTTCCTCACAAAGAAATATGAATATCAAGGTACAGAGAATTGTATCTGTTTTAAATGAAAAAGGGCTTAGGAATATTGATGCTTACCAAAATTATGATAAAACAACTTCTATAAAAAATATAGAGGCTGTTGTTTATGATGCATTTGGAAAAGAAATCAAGAAAGTTAAACGTAAAGATTTTAGAGATCAAAGCGCCGTTGATGGCGGAACTCTTTTTTCAGATAACCGTATTCTTTTTTTAGATTATACACCCATAACTTATCCTTTTACAATTGCGTATTTTAGCGAAGTAGAAACTTCAAATACAGCTTTTATACCACAATGGTATTTTTTAGGAGATTATAATTTAAGTGTTGAAAAATGTGCCTTAAACGTTACTTTTCCAAGCGATTTAGGATTCAAAAAGAAAGAATTTCAATTCTCTGATTTCAACATAAAAAAAACAGTTGAGTCCAATACACAATTAAGTTATACCGCAAACAATATTTTAGCCCAAAAAGCCGAAGAACTGAGTCCGTTTTCAAGTGATCTTTTTCCAAAAGTAATGATGGGACTGGAAAAATTTCATTTGGAAGGAGTTGATGGTACGGCGACAACTTGGGAAGCATTCGGTAAATGGTATGGAGATAAGATTCTAACAGGGACAACTATTTTACCAGATGAAACAACAGCAAAGATTAAAGCACTTGTTGGGAATGAAAAGGACCCTGTTAAAAAAGCAAAAATTATATACGATTATGTTCAGAAAAAGTCTAGATATGTAAATATTGCAGTTGGCATAGGAGGATGGAAACCTATGCTGGCATCAGATGTTGATCGTTTAGGATACGGCGATTGTAAAGCATTATCTAATTATACGAAAGCGCTTCTGCAAGCGGTTGATGTACCATCGTATAATACCATTTTATACGGCAGCCGTTATAAATCAAATATTCAGTCTGATTTTGTTTCAATGCAGGGAAACCATATGATACTTGCGGTTCCTAATGGAAAGGATTATATCTGGCTCGAATGTACAAGTCAAGATGATCCGTTTGGTTATCAAGGAACTTTTACAGATGACAGAGATGTTTTGGTTGTAAAACCTGAAGGTGGAGAAATTGTACGAACTAAGATTTACGATGATAAAGGAAATACTCAAAACGGAAAAGGAAGTTACACAATCGATGGAAGCGGAAATTTCTCAGGATCAATTGTGATAGCTTCACAAGGTTCGCAATATAGTTCAAAAGCTAGGTTAGAAAATGAAATTCCTACTGAAAAGGAAAAACATTATAAAAACTACTGGAACAATATCAACAATCTCAAACTCGGAAAAATAACCCTTGATAATAATAAAGAAGAGGTTCGTTTTTCTGAAAATGTACAGATAAGTGCCGATGCTTATGGAGTAGTAAGCGGAAACAAAATGATTTTTGTGGTGGATGCTTTCAATCAAAATTCTGAAAATGTAAAACGAATCAGAAACCGTAAAAACCCATTTCTAATTCAGCGCGGTTATTTAGATACTGATGAAATCGAAATCAATCTGCCGGCTGGTTTTTCGATCGAATTTCTGCCTGCAAACTATGAATTAAAAGGGAAATTTGGAGAATACAAAACCGAAATCATAAAAAAAGATTCTAATAAACTTACCTATAAGCGTTCGATTTTTATCAATCGAGGAAAATATTCAAATAAAGAATACGATGAATACCGTCTTTTTATGGAACAAGTTTCTAAAAATGATAATGCCAAAATCATATTAAATAAAAACTAA
- a CDS encoding bifunctional 3-deoxy-7-phosphoheptulonate synthase/chorismate mutase type II, translated as MENKKEMRKWLEDFNLNHPLVIAGPCSAETEDQVLKIAHELKDSKVSVFRAGIWKPRTRPGGFEGVGEIGLKWLQKAKAETGLLMGTEVATAAHCKLALEHDIDVLWVGARTTANPFAVQEIADTLKGTDKIVLVKNPVNPDLALWLGGVERLHMAGIEKLGVIHRGFSTYEKTKYRNIPEWQIAIELQNKFPDLPLIIDPSHITGNRNMIFEVTQEALDLNYDGMIIETHFDPDNAWSDAAQQVTPDSLKQIIKDLTIRKTDDTTDEYSQKMTKLRANIDVLDANLLELLGKRMKVADEIGQVKKDANVAILQNNRWNEILGKMILEGEKKGLTEEFVLKLFKAIHQESIGHQEKIFNA; from the coding sequence ATGGAAAATAAAAAAGAAATGAGAAAGTGGTTAGAAGATTTCAATTTAAATCACCCACTTGTGATAGCTGGACCTTGTAGTGCAGAAACTGAAGATCAAGTTTTGAAAATTGCTCACGAATTAAAAGATTCAAAAGTAAGCGTATTCAGAGCGGGAATCTGGAAACCAAGAACGCGTCCGGGAGGATTTGAAGGTGTTGGTGAAATTGGATTAAAATGGTTACAAAAAGCTAAAGCTGAAACTGGTTTATTAATGGGAACTGAAGTAGCAACTGCAGCGCACTGTAAATTAGCTTTAGAACACGATATCGACGTATTATGGGTTGGTGCACGTACAACTGCAAACCCTTTCGCAGTTCAAGAAATTGCTGATACATTAAAAGGAACTGATAAAATTGTTTTGGTGAAAAACCCAGTAAACCCAGATTTAGCTTTATGGTTAGGTGGTGTTGAACGTTTACACATGGCAGGTATCGAGAAATTAGGTGTTATCCACAGAGGTTTCTCTACTTACGAAAAAACAAAATACAGAAACATTCCAGAATGGCAGATTGCTATCGAATTACAAAACAAATTCCCTGATTTACCATTAATCATCGATCCATCTCACATTACAGGAAACCGTAATATGATTTTCGAAGTAACTCAAGAGGCTTTAGACTTGAATTACGATGGTATGATTATCGAAACGCATTTTGATCCAGACAATGCTTGGTCTGATGCAGCTCAACAAGTAACTCCAGATTCTTTAAAACAAATCATCAAAGATTTGACGATCAGAAAAACGGATGATACTACAGATGAGTACAGCCAAAAAATGACAAAACTAAGAGCAAACATCGACGTTTTGGATGCGAACTTATTAGAGTTGTTAGGAAAACGTATGAAAGTGGCTGACGAAATTGGTCAAGTGAAAAAAGACGCAAACGTTGCCATTCTTCAAAACAACCGTTGGAACGAAATCTTAGGAAAAATGATTTTGGAAGGTGAGAAAAAAGGTCTTACAGAAGAGTTTGTTTTGAAATTATTCAAAGCGATTCACCAAGAAAGTATTGGTCACCAAGAGAAAATTTTCAACGCATAA
- the dtd gene encoding D-aminoacyl-tRNA deacylase, giving the protein MKVVIQRVSEASVTVEGQKTADIKKGLLVLVGIEDADTQEDIDWLAGKIVKMRIFGDENDVMNCSVQDIDGDIIVVSQFTLHASTKKGNRPSYIKASKPDFAIPTYENFVKAVEKELGKKVQTGIFGADMKVNLLNDGPVTIVIDSKNRE; this is encoded by the coding sequence ATGAAAGTAGTAATCCAAAGAGTCTCAGAAGCATCAGTGACCGTAGAAGGTCAAAAAACAGCAGATATTAAAAAAGGGTTATTGGTTTTAGTCGGTATAGAAGATGCCGATACACAAGAAGATATTGACTGGCTTGCTGGCAAAATTGTTAAAATGAGAATTTTTGGCGATGAAAACGATGTTATGAATTGTTCCGTTCAGGATATTGATGGAGATATTATTGTGGTTAGCCAATTTACACTTCATGCATCCACTAAAAAAGGAAACCGTCCTTCTTACATAAAAGCTTCCAAACCTGATTTTGCCATTCCTACTTACGAGAATTTCGTAAAAGCAGTTGAAAAAGAACTTGGTAAAAAGGTACAAACTGGAATTTTTGGTGCCGATATGAAAGTAAATTTGCTAAACGACGGACCTGTAACCATTGTTATAGACAGTAAAAACAGGGAGTAA
- the rsgA gene encoding ribosome small subunit-dependent GTPase A, whose amino-acid sequence MTGTVYKSTGSWYTVKSENGDFVECRMKGKFRIKGIKSTNPIAVGDIVDYELEQTSDAVTGMIHNIHERKNYIVRKSVNLSKQIHIIASNIDQVFLLITIDNPPTTTSFIDRFLVTAEAYGIEAVLVFNKIDTLTDQTLDDQLYLQHIYSEIGYKCLRISSTENKGVDKLKEMMIGKVSMFSGHSGVGKSTLVNALEPSLHLKTSVISEQSKQGQHTTTFAEMYDLSFDARIIDTPGIKGFGIVDMEPSEISHYFPEFFRLQDQCKFNNCLHKEEPHCAIKTALEKDEIAWSRYNSYLKILEGDDEHYRTDIYGEDRAASDETRK is encoded by the coding sequence ATGACAGGAACCGTTTATAAATCTACAGGAAGCTGGTATACCGTAAAATCTGAAAATGGAGATTTTGTGGAATGCCGTATGAAAGGGAAATTCAGAATAAAAGGTATTAAAAGTACCAACCCAATTGCTGTAGGCGATATAGTCGATTATGAATTGGAGCAAACTTCGGATGCTGTTACTGGAATGATTCATAATATCCACGAAAGAAAAAATTATATCGTTCGTAAATCGGTTAACTTGTCTAAGCAGATTCACATTATTGCTTCTAATATCGATCAGGTTTTCCTGTTGATTACAATCGATAATCCGCCAACTACTACCAGTTTCATCGATCGTTTTTTAGTTACTGCCGAAGCGTACGGAATTGAAGCTGTTCTTGTTTTCAATAAAATCGATACTTTAACAGATCAGACTCTAGACGATCAGCTTTATCTACAACATATTTATTCTGAAATTGGATATAAATGTCTCCGAATTTCTTCTACAGAAAATAAAGGTGTTGACAAGCTGAAAGAAATGATGATTGGCAAAGTCAGCATGTTTTCCGGCCATTCTGGTGTTGGTAAATCTACTTTAGTAAATGCTTTAGAACCAAGTCTTCATTTAAAAACTTCCGTAATTTCAGAACAAAGCAAACAAGGACAGCATACTACCACTTTTGCCGAAATGTACGATTTGTCTTTTGATGCCCGAATTATCGATACGCCAGGAATTAAAGGTTTCGGAATTGTCGATATGGAACCTTCAGAAATCAGTCATTACTTTCCAGAATTCTTCAGATTGCAAGATCAATGTAAGTTCAATAATTGCCTCCATAAAGAAGAACCACATTGCGCCATCAAAACTGCCTTAGAAAAAGATGAAATTGCTTGGTCACGTTACAATAGTTATCTCAAGATCCTCGAAGGCGACGACGAACATTATCGTACCGATATTTATGGTGAAGATCGCGCTGCTAGTGATGAAACGAGAAAGTAA